A region of Nerophis lumbriciformis linkage group LG26, RoL_Nlum_v2.1, whole genome shotgun sequence DNA encodes the following proteins:
- the trmt61a gene encoding tRNA (adenine(58)-N(1))-methyltransferase catalytic subunit TRMT61A: protein MSFVEYSDVIQDGDVAVVYLGHDSMTHIKVRHGAQTQTRYGAIRHSADLIGQRYGSKVTCTKGGWVYVLHPTPELWTVTLPHRTQILYTTDIAAITMLLELKPGSVVCESGTGSGSLSHAILRTVAPTGHLHTVEFHQQRAEMVAEEFREHRVDHLVTVRNQDVCKEGFGVTGVADAVFLDIPSPWEAVGHAKAAMKRHGGRVCSFSPCIEQVQKTCQALAEHGFQELTTVEVLLRSHDVRSVSLPLPDFGQDSPAGEKEAPPPQAAVGLKTTTLPREIPGHTGYLTFATKPRT from the exons ATGAGTTTCGTGGAGTACTCTGACGTCATCCAGGACGGCGACGTCGCCGTGGTGTACCTGGGCCACGACTCCATGACGCACATCAAGGTGCGGCACGGGGCCCAGACGCAGACGCGCTACGGCGCCATTCGCCACTCGGCAGACCTGATAGGCCAGCGCTACGGGTCGAAGGTCACGTGCACCAAAGGCGGCTGGGTCTACGTGCTCCACCCCACGCCCGAGCTGTGGACCGTCACGCTGCCGCACCGCACGCAGATCCTCTACACCACCGACATCGCCGCCATCACCATGTTGCTGGAGCTCAAGCCCGGCTCGGTCGTGTGTGAGTCAG GCACGGGCAGCGGCTCGCTCTCCCACGCCATCCTGCGCACGGTGGCGCCGACGGGCCACCTGCACACGGTGGAGTTCCACCAGCAGCGCGCCGAAATGGTGGCCGAGGAGTTCCGGGAGCACCGCGTGGACCACCTGGTGACCGTGCGCAACCAGGACGTGTGCAAAGAGGGCTTTGGCGTGACGGGCGTGGCCGACGCCGTCTTCCTGGACATCCCCAGCCCCTGGGAGGCGGTGGGCCACGCCAAGGCGGCCATGAAGAGGCACG GAGGCCGCGTGTGCTCCTTCTCGCCGTGCATCGAGCAGGTCCAGAAGACGTGCCAGGCGCTGGCGGAGCACGGCTTCCAGGAGCTCACCACcgtggaggtgctgctgagaagCCACGACGTGCGCAGCGTCTCCCTGCCGCTGCCAGACTTCGGCCAGGACTCCCCTGCCGGGGAGAAGGAGGCCCCTCCCCCTCAGGCCGCCGTGGGGCTGAAGACCACCACGCTGCCCAGAGAGATCCCGGGTCACACAGGGTACCTCACTTTCGCCACCAAACCTAGAACCTAG